A single genomic interval of Chryseobacterium paludis harbors:
- a CDS encoding DUF4013 domain-containing protein produces MQFYKKRDFGTFISDSFNFFKLYGKNYFKNYILLNGLLLILMVTIFIFGYKELFSQLFGSNMSGNSYYFQQYFEDNVGMLIVVGLLTFLLFLILMIVNYLYPVFYMKRLARGEEKIRTDDILSDFKNNAGRIGILCLGMVFIVTPLAFIIAGISYALILIIIGLFIMLLVYPTLFNVVTFLMYDYFNSERGFFESLSYAIRSQFSYKNGREKSPYWKYWGATTIVFLIMYTITTIFTFIPMIFFYSSILTSAPDGNFEQNPFQGTMGILFFVIYGISMLLSFVLSNLLYVNSGLMYYDSRSDLHQKVELAEIETIGINE; encoded by the coding sequence ATGCAGTTTTATAAAAAAAGAGACTTTGGAACTTTTATAAGTGATAGTTTCAATTTTTTCAAATTATACGGGAAGAACTATTTTAAAAACTATATTCTACTCAATGGATTACTGTTGATTTTAATGGTTACCATTTTTATATTTGGATATAAAGAACTTTTTTCACAGCTTTTTGGATCCAATATGAGTGGTAATAGTTACTATTTTCAGCAATACTTTGAAGATAATGTGGGTATGCTGATTGTGGTGGGATTATTAACATTTTTACTTTTCCTAATTTTGATGATTGTTAATTATCTCTATCCTGTTTTTTATATGAAAAGGCTCGCCCGTGGAGAGGAAAAGATCAGGACGGATGATATTTTGAGTGATTTCAAAAACAATGCGGGAAGAATAGGTATACTATGTTTGGGAATGGTATTCATTGTTACTCCTTTAGCTTTTATTATTGCGGGAATATCTTATGCTTTGATATTGATCATTATCGGATTATTCATCATGCTGTTGGTTTATCCAACATTATTTAATGTTGTTACATTCTTGATGTATGACTATTTTAATAGTGAGAGAGGATTTTTTGAAAGCTTGAGCTATGCAATACGGTCACAGTTTTCTTATAAGAACGGAAGAGAAAAGTCTCCGTATTGGAAGTATTGGGGGGCTACGACAATTGTCTTTCTTATCATGTATACGATTACTACGATTTTCACATTTATTCCAATGATATTTTTCTATAGTTCAATTCTCACTTCAGCTCCTGATGGTAATTTTGAACAAAATCCTTTTCAGGGAACAATGGGAATATTATTTTTTGTGATCTATGGAATTTCAATGTTATTGTCATTTGTTCTTTCAAATTTATTGTATGTCAATTCAGGATTGATGTATTACGACAGCAGGTCAGACCTTCATCAGAAGGTAGAACTTGCAGAAATAGAAACCATTGGTATTAATGAATAA
- a CDS encoding RDD family protein: protein MSQIAINTSQNVNINFNIASVGERMLAFIIDLLIKVAYIVITFYIFFNFFDLGYLLNGLDQWSQMAIYIAITFPVYIYPVVLESLMEGQTPGKKVMKIRVVKIDGYQASFGDYLIRWVFRIIDTSFVGVIGLISMIVSKNNQRLGDIASGTAVISLKNSINISHTILENIQEDYVPSFPQVIALSDNDMRIIKDNYTKALRIDDRQIISKLSDKIKNILKLEIDPVKMTERQFINIVIKDYNYYTGKDN from the coding sequence ATGTCTCAAATTGCGATTAATACCTCACAAAATGTAAATATTAACTTCAACATTGCCAGTGTCGGAGAAAGAATGCTTGCATTTATCATTGATCTCCTAATAAAAGTCGCTTATATCGTCATTACTTTCTATATATTTTTTAACTTTTTTGATTTGGGATATTTATTAAACGGTTTGGATCAATGGTCTCAGATGGCTATTTATATTGCTATTACTTTTCCTGTTTATATTTATCCTGTTGTTCTGGAAAGCCTTATGGAAGGGCAGACGCCAGGAAAAAAAGTAATGAAGATACGGGTGGTGAAAATTGATGGATATCAGGCAAGTTTTGGAGATTATTTGATTCGCTGGGTATTCAGAATAATAGACACTTCTTTTGTTGGTGTTATTGGTTTGATTTCTATGATTGTTTCTAAGAACAACCAACGTTTGGGAGATATCGCATCAGGTACAGCTGTGATTTCACTAAAGAACAGCATCAATATTTCTCATACTATCCTGGAAAATATTCAGGAAGATTATGTTCCTTCATTTCCTCAAGTTATTGCCTTAAGTGACAATGATATGAGAATTATTAAAGACAATTATACAAAAGCTTTAAGAATAGATGACAGGCAGATCATAAGTAAGCTTTCTGATAAGATCAAGAATATTCTAAAATTAGAAATTGACCCTGTAAAAATGACGGAAAGACAATTTATCAATATCGTTATTAAGGATTATAATTACTACACGGGGAAAGATAATTAA
- a CDS encoding DUF4129 domain-containing protein — translation MNKIVFFLLIFFSIGFTYAQNDDSPIAEEYIEDSLSTGHYNNMYRADSVLIEHPISENTVYPKKFKENLKARYKGKEFDYTTIKPRESFWQKLQRKLAKIIESIFGENSFGTSAKITTVVIRLFAILLVGFLLYFIIRYLLGKDGNFFFGRKNKKVNIKEEELHENIHEINFPESIAKFERTGDYRSAVRYQFLFVLKKLSDRKSIIWNPEKTNKDYVAELKVPHLKNEFSNLSYIFDYVWYGEFIINEEDYLKFKNQYQRFKP, via the coding sequence ATGAATAAGATTGTTTTTTTCTTACTGATCTTTTTCTCAATTGGATTTACATATGCTCAGAATGACGATTCTCCCATTGCTGAGGAATATATAGAAGATTCTTTGAGTACCGGACATTATAATAATATGTACCGTGCAGATTCTGTATTGATTGAACATCCGATTTCTGAGAATACAGTTTATCCAAAAAAATTCAAAGAGAATCTTAAAGCCAGATACAAAGGGAAAGAGTTCGATTATACAACTATAAAACCCCGAGAATCATTCTGGCAAAAACTGCAAAGAAAACTTGCCAAAATTATCGAAAGTATTTTTGGTGAGAACAGCTTTGGAACTTCAGCTAAGATCACTACAGTTGTGATTCGTTTGTTTGCTATACTTCTAGTTGGATTCTTATTGTATTTTATTATTAGATACTTATTAGGTAAAGACGGGAATTTTTTCTTTGGACGAAAGAATAAAAAAGTAAATATTAAAGAAGAAGAACTGCACGAAAATATTCATGAGATTAATTTCCCTGAAAGCATCGCAAAGTTTGAAAGAACGGGAGATTATCGTTCAGCGGTTCGCTATCAGTTTTTATTTGTTCTTAAAAAATTGAGCGATAGGAAGTCGATCATCTGGAATCCTGAAAAAACGAATAAAGATTATGTTGCAGAACTTAAAGTTCCACATCTAAAAAATGAATTTTCAAACCTTTCGTATATATTTGATTATGTATGGTATGGAGAGTTCATTATCAATGAGGAGGATTATTTAAAATTTAAAAACCAATATCAGAGGTTTAAACCATAG
- a CDS encoding GNAT family N-acetyltransferase, with amino-acid sequence MKFENNKSGNGGVLTLNNEIKEIGRLTYTIFPEENKLIISFVLVHPEFEGRGMGKYLVEEAIKFSRENNWKVYPHCSYARSVMMRMNDVDDVFLKN; translated from the coding sequence ATGAAATTTGAAAATAACAAATCCGGAAATGGCGGAGTTCTTACACTAAATAATGAAATTAAGGAAATTGGCAGGCTTACCTATACTATTTTTCCTGAAGAAAATAAACTTATTATTTCGTTCGTATTGGTTCATCCTGAATTTGAAGGACGAGGAATGGGAAAATATTTAGTAGAAGAAGCTATAAAATTTTCCAGAGAAAATAACTGGAAGGTTTACCCACACTGTTCTTATGCACGATCTGTCATGATGAGAATGAACGATGTTGATGATGTATTTTTAAAGAATTAA